A single genomic interval of Antechinus flavipes isolate AdamAnt ecotype Samford, QLD, Australia chromosome 1, AdamAnt_v2, whole genome shotgun sequence harbors:
- the LOC127543701 gene encoding serpin B6-like, whose translation MDFISEANGPFAINLLKKLSEKDNSQNVVFSPLSISSALGMLFLGAKGNTAAQIVKVLSLNRGGDIHRDLQTLLNEVNKSSTHHSLRTANKLFGEKNYNFLSTFKEACQNFYNEELGELSFAKAPEESRKHINTWIAGKTEGKIAEMLSTSSVGPVTRLVLVNGIYFKGKWNEQFKENYTREMFFKTRKNEKKPVQMMFKEATFKITYIKEISTKILEVPYVGEELSMIIMLPDENIDLKKVEAELTYEKFVAWTKPDLMKRTEMSVFLPKFKIAEHYDMESLLRSFGILDAFEGGKADFSGMSTQGGLILSKFLHKSYVEVDEEGAEEDDAAIFRVPICGKILPNFIPDHPFLFFIRHNKTNSILFCGKFSSP comes from the exons ATGGATTTCATCTCTGAAGCAAATGGTCCCTTTGCCATTAACCTTCTGAAAAAATTGAGTGAAAAAGATAACTCACAAAATGTGGTTTTTTCTCCTCTGAGCATCTCATCTGCCCTTGGCATGCTTTTTCTAGGGGCCAAAGGAAACACAGCAGCTCAGATTGTAAAG GTACTTTCTTTAAACAGAGGTGGGGACATCCACAGGGATCTTCAGACTCTTCTCAATGAAGTGAACAAATCTAGTACCCACCACTCCTTGAGAACCGCTAACAAactctttggagaaaaaaattacaatttccTCTCA ACATTTAAAGAAGCTTGCCAAAATTTCTACAATGAAGAGCTGGGAGAACTTTCCTTTGCTAAGGCCCCAGAGGAGTCCAGGAAACATATAAATACCTGGATAGCAGGGAAAACTGAAG GTAAGATTGCAGAGATGTTATCTACCTCTTCAGTTGGTCCAGTGACTAGACTGGTCCTTGTGAATGGCATCTATTTCAAAGGGAAGTGGAATGAACAGTTCAAGGAAAACTATACAAGGGAGATGTTTTTTAAGACCAGAAAG AACGAGAAAAAGCCAGTGCAGATGATGTTTAAGGAAGCAACATTTAAAATTACTTACATAAAAGAAATATCCACCAAAATCCTGGAGGTCCCCTATGTGGGTGAGGAGCTGAGCATGATCATTATGCTTCCTGATGAAAACATTGATCTAAAAAAG GTAGAAGCAGAATTGACCTATGAGAAATTTGTAGCCTGGACAAAACCAGacttgatgaaaagaacagaaatgagtgtgtTTCTCCCCAAATTTAAAATAGCAGAGCATTATGACATGGAATCTCTTCTTCGAAGTTTTGGAATATTGGATGCTTTTGAAGGAGGCAAGGCTGATTTTTCTGGAATGTCAACTCAAGGAGGCCTGATTTTGTCCAAGTTCCTGCACAAGTCCTATGTGGAAGTTGATGAAGAAGGTGCTGAGGAAGATGATGCTGCAATATTCCGAGTGCCCATTTGTGGAAAAATTCTGCCAAACTTCATCCCTGACCACCCATTCCTCTTCTTTATCCGGCACAACAAAACCAACAGCATCCTCTTCTGTGGCAAATTTTCTTCTCCATGA